Proteins encoded in a region of the Anopheles ziemanni chromosome 2, idAnoZiCoDA_A2_x.2, whole genome shotgun sequence genome:
- the LOC131283116 gene encoding LOW QUALITY PROTEIN: uncharacterized protein LOC131283116 (The sequence of the model RefSeq protein was modified relative to this genomic sequence to represent the inferred CDS: substituted 1 base at 1 genomic stop codon), with product MSFEKFCGSPFWDSELVWDENNPDLTFCFQRVILQWVPCLFLFVFTVYDIFKITESRYRDIPWNWYNLSKMLVIFLLMCMSWIDLGMIVSYQDEQGLYDVQILTAVFNALAYIDLLVLLFFMRQYGVRTSGTMFIFWFLRMFFGIIQLRTEVMKNDERPNSIGSGDTVDFWEYQYVSYIIQYSFICLMLVLELLPDKAPTASDYPKSPKPSPELRSSFFGKLLFLHFDSFAWKGFRRPLTMDDMYDINPQDASRELVPPFDKHWKASVESGRKRQIVANRKAGKPAVESKPHAPSNGSVLYTMIRAYGGPFWFAGMLQLAISGLQFASPYLMQELMAVIALDEPVWKGLLLTFGLFGASLLLGLFNGQYLYNTFLAGFRIRTGLISAIYRKALRISSAAKKDTTVGEIVNLMAVDAQKFFELTSYLHILWSALLIIGLCVYLLYDILGAAVFAGLAVMVLIMPVSGVVAAKMRSCQVAQMKLKDDRVKKMNEILGGIKVLKLYAWEPSFQETILSVRSEEIGILKKMAYYGAGIYFTFTIAPFLVTLVSFAVYVLMDEENILDPQTAFVSLALFNIMRFPLGMFPMVVTFSMQAWVSVKRIDKFLNSAELDPNNVTHKKSDEALTIKDGTFSWGDETPTLKNINLSLHKGQLSAIVGTVGTGKSSLMSALLGEMEKLSGEVNTDGTIAYVPQQAWIQNATLRDNILFGKPFDQKKYDNVIECCALKPDLAMLPGGDSTEIGEKGINLSGGQKQRVALARAVYADSEVYLFDDPLSAVDAHVGKHIFEKVIGPSGMLVGKSRLLVTHGISYLPFVENIFVIKEGEISESGSYQQLLDQKGAFAEFLNQHINELDDEDEGNIRXSTKHYFYITNVNVFTIPSLEITLIQETLNDESLHGVIKRALSVRSNRSNGSNGSQRKKPISRQESKQSVQSKSKDVIPNRANLIGVEESATGAVTWDVYRKYIKSIGFQFGFWSVLFSAINQGSGIFSNLWLTDWSEDREAATDTSVRDKYLGVYGAMGAVQSIALFLGSVLIALGCLKAARESHDKLLESSMRMPMSFFDTTPLGRIINRFSKDVDVVDNVLPMTIRAWLLFLFSVIGVFVVIGISTPIFLAVVPPLMVVYYFVQRFYIDTSRQLKRLESVTRSPIYSHFGESIGGQSTIRAYGQQERFTQESERRVDYNQLVSYPTIIANRWLGIRLDLVGSLVVLFAALFAVLARDSIGQATVGLSISYALQISHVLSLLVRMTSEVETNIVAVERLEEYTDLPREAEWQKGTVVKNWPDNGQVEFKDYQIRYRDGLDLVIRGISLSVQGGEKIGIVGRTGAGKSSLTLGLFRIVEAAGGQIIIDGLDISSMGLHQLRSRLTIIPQDPVLFSGTLRMNVDPFNNFSDDQVWKALELSHLKAFVKGLAAGLAHEIAENGENLSVGQRQLVCLARAILRKTKVLILDEATAAVDLETDDLIQKTIRTEFADCTILTIAHRLNTILDSDRVLVLDKGLVAECDSPQNLLANKESIFYGMAKNAGIRQTATVGATIDGNCRHATYEGSYRDNKNGDKGYHHRCPAHLQRSTMTFEDFCGSPFWDEEFVWDENNPDLTFCFQRVILQWVPCLFLFVFSVYDIFKITESRYRDIPWNWYNLSKMLVIFLLMCMSWIDLGMIVSYQDEQGLYDVQILTAVFNALAYIDLLVLLFFMRKYGVRTSGTMFMFWFLRMFFGIIQLRTEVMNNDKRPNSIGSGDTVDFWEYQYVSYIIQYSFICLALVMELFPDQAPTVSYYPETKNLNPELKSSFFAKLLFIYFDSFAWKGFRKPLTMEDMYDINPQDTAAELVPPFDKYWDMSVVNGRQKQIAADKKAGKKNVEYKPHSETDGSSLYAMVRAYGAPFWFAGMLQLAISGLQFASPYLMQEMMAVIALDGPLWKGWLLTIALFIASLLLALLNGQYYLNTFLSGFRIRTGLVSAIYRKALRISSAAKKDTTVGEIVNLMAVDAQRFFELTSYLHILWSGILIIAVCVYLLYDILGAAVFAGLGVMILITPVSGVIATKMRDAQVAQMKIKDDRVKKMNEILGGIKVLKLYAWEPSFQDNILTVRAEEIGILKAMAYYGAGIYFTFTIAPFLVTLVSFAVYVLMDEENILDPQTAFVSLALFNILRFPLGMLPMMVTFSMQAWVSVKRIDKFLNSAELDPNNVTHKKSDEALTIKDGTFSWGDETPTLKNINLSLRKGQLSAIVGTVGTGKSSLISALLGEMEKKSGEVNTDGTIAYVPQQAWIQNATLRDNILFGKPFDQKKYDNVIECCALKPDLAMLPGGDSTEIGEKGINLSGGQKQRVALARAVYADSEVYLFDDPLSAVDAHVGKHIFEKVIGPSGMLVGKTRLLVTHGISYLPFVENIFVIKEGEISESGSYQQLLDQKGAFAEFLTQHIQDLEDVDEEELIQTFNLTISSPEIKLIQESLKDETAQKIVQRAMSVRSNRSDGSNGSQRRKRISRQESKQSAKKEEPVIQNLDLATLIEKEESATGAVTWAVYKKYVSAIGFQFGFWSVVFSAINQGAGIYSSMWLTDWSEDPEAITDTSVRDMYLGVYGALGGVQSIALFIGSVLLALGCLKAAAEAHDKLLESSMHMPMSFFDTTPLGRIINRFSKDVDVVDNILPATIRAWLLMLFSVIGVFVVIGISTPIFLAIVPPLLIIYYFVQRFYIETSRQLKRLESVTRSPIYSHFGESIGGQSTIRAYGQQERFIKESEYRVDYNQVVTYPTILANRWLGVRLEMIGSLVVLFAAMFAILARDTIGQATVGLSISYALQISNVLSFLVRMTAEVETNIVAIERLEEYTVLPREAEWKKGTVDKAWPADGKVEFKDYQIRYREGLDLVIRGISLSVRGGEKIGIVGRTGAGKSSLTLGLFRIVEAAGGQIIIDGLDISSMGLHQLRSRLTIIPQDPVLFSGTLRMNVDPFKNYSDDQVWKALELSHLKAFVKGLTAGLEHDIAENGENLSVGQRQLVCLARAILRKTKVLILDEATAAVDLETDDLIQKTIRTEFADCTILTIAHRLNTILDSDRVLVLDKGLVAECDSPQNLLANKETIFYSMAKNAGIVS from the exons ATGTCTTTCGAGAAGTTTTGTGGCAGTCCCTTCTGGGACAGTGAGCTTGTGTGGGACGAAAACAATCCCGATCTTACGTTCTGCTTCCAACGAGTCATACTACAATGGGTGCCGTGCTTGTTTCTGTTCGTGTTCACGGTGTACGACATCTTCAAAATAACCGAAAGCAGATACAGGGACATTCCTTGGAACTGGTACAACCTCTCCAAGATGCTTGTGATATTTCTTCTGATGTGCATGTCGTGGATCGATCTGGGAATGATTGTGAGCTACCAGGATGAACAAGGACTGTATGATGTGCAGATATTGACGGCAGTGTTCAATGCTTTGGCTTAT ATCGATCTCTTGGTGTTGCTGTTCTTCATGCGCCAATATGGGGTCCGCACCTCGGGAACCATGTTCATCTTCTGGTTCTTGCGGATGTTCTTCGGTATCATTCAACTGCGTACGGAAGTGATGAAGAATGATGAAAGGCCAAACTCCATCGGATCCGGAGACACCGTTGACTTCTGGGAGTACCAATACGTCAGTTACATCATCCAGTACTCGTTCATCTGTTTGATGCTGGTGTTGGAGCTGCTTCCTGATAAGGCACCCACGGCCAGCGATTACCCGAAGAGCCCCAAGCCTAGCCCTGAACTACGATCGAGTTTTTTCGGCAAGTTGCTCTTTCTTCACTTTGATTCGTTCGCTTGGAAAGGCTTTCGAAGGCCACTCACGATGGACGACATGTATGACATCAACCCGCAGGATGCCTCGCGGGAGCTGGTACCACCGTTCGATAAGCATTGGAAGGCCAGCGTTGAAAGCGGCCGCAAACGGCAGATAGTTGCCAATCGAAAGGCAGGAAAACCCGCCGTCGAGTCGAAACCGCACGCACCCTCGAACGGTTCCGTGCTCTATACCATGATTCGGGCCTACGGTGGTCCGTTCTGGTTTGCCGGAATGCTCCAGCTGGCGATATCGGGTCTTCAGTTCGCGTCACCTTATCTCATGCA GGAGCTGATGGCAGTTATCGCACTTGATGAACCCGTATGGAAAGGGTTATTGTTAACGTTCGGATTATTCGGTGCGTCGTTGCTACTGGGGCTCTTCAACGGGCAGTATTTGTACAATACCTTTCTCGCTGGATTCCGCATTCGTACGGGACTGATAAGTGCCATCTATCGGAAGGCGTTGCGGATATCTAGCGCCGCTAAGAAGGATACCACCGTCGGAGAGATTGTGAACTTGATGGCCGTCGATGCTCAGAAATTTTTTGAGTTGACCTCATACCTGCACATTCTGTGGTCCGCGTTGCTCATTATCGGTTTATGTGTGTACCTCCTGTACGACATTCTCGGTGCGGCCGTGTTCGCCGGTCTGGCGGTGATGGTGTTAATTATGCCGGTATCTGGAGTGGTGGCAGCGAAGATGAGAAGCTGTCAAGTCGCCCAAATGAAGCTGAAAGATGATCGTGTCAAGAAGATGAACGAGATCCTCGGTGGCATTAAGGTGCTGAAGCTTTACGCATGGGAACCTAGCTTCCAGGAAACCATTCTGAGCGTACGTTCAGAAGAAATAGGAATCCTCAAGAAGATGGCGTACTACGGTGCCGGAATCTATTTCACCTTCACGATCGCGCCTTTCCTCGTCACCTTAGTGTCGTTTGCGGTGTATGTCCTGATGGATGAAGAAAATATCCTCGATCCTCAGACCGCCTTCGTATCACTCGCCCTCTTCAACATCATGCGATTCCCTCTCGGCATGTTCCCGATGGTGGTGACGTTCTCCATGCAAGCCTGGGTATCTGTGAAGCGTATCGACAAGTTCCTCAACAGCGCCGAGCTCGATCCAAACAACGTCACACACAAAAAGAGTGATGAGGCTCTCACTATCAAGGATGGAACCTTCTCTTGGGGTGACGAAACGCCTACTTTGAAGAATATTAACCTCTCCTTGCACAAGGGGCAGTTGTCGGCGATCGTTGGTACTGTCGGTACAGGAAAAAGTTCCCTGATGTCTGCTCTGTTAGGAGAGATGGAAAAATTGAGCGGAGAGGTCAATACAGATGGAACGATTGCGTACGTGCCTCAACAGGCGTGGATCCAAAATGCCACCCTTCGGGATAACATTCTATTCGGAAAACCCTTCGACCAGAAGAAGTATGATAACGTCATCGAGTGTTGTGCTCTGAAGCCCGATTTGGCGATGCTCCCTGGTGGAGACTCTACGGAGATTGGTGAGAAGGGTATCAACCTTTCCGGAGGACAGAAACAGCGTGTTGCGTTGGCTCGAGCTGTGTATGCTGATTCTGAGGTCTATCTGTTCGATGATCCTCTTAGCGCCGTGGATGCCCACGTAGGAAAGCACATCTTTGAGAAAGTGATCGGACCATCGGGAATGCTGGTAGGAAAATCGCGACTGCTCGTCACTCACGGAATATCGTATCTGCCTtttgtggaaaacattttcgtcATAAAAGAAGGGGAGATCTCGGAGAGCGGATCTTACCA GCAACTCCTCGACCAGAAGGGAGCGTTTGctgaatttttaaatcaacacaTTAATGAGCttgacgacgaagacgaaggTAACATTCGCTAGTCAACGAAACATTATTTCTACATAACTAATGTAAATGTTTTCACAATCCCTTCTCTAGAGATAACACTGATTCAAGAAACATTGAATGATGAGTCTCTTCATGGCGTTATTAAACGAGCACTTTCCGTGAGATCCAATCGATCGAACGGCAGCAACGGAAGTCAACGAAAGAAGCCCATCAGTAGGCAGGAGTCAAAGCAAAGTGTCCAGAGCAAATCAAAGGACGTCATACCAAACCGTGCCAATTTGATTGGTGTTGAAGAATCAGCTACTGGGGCCGTTACATGGGATGTCTACCGAAAGTACATCAAATCGATCGGATTTCAGTTCGGCTTTTGGTCCGTACTGTTCAGCGCCATCAATCAAGGAAGTGgtatcttctccaacttgtgGCTCACAGATTGGTCCGAAGATCGGGAGGCGGCGACGGACACATCGGTGCGCGATAAATATCTCGGTGTTTACGGCGCAATGGGAGCTGTACAATCGATTGCCCTATTCTTGGGCTCGGTTTTGATTGCACTTGGATGTCTTAAGGCGGCCCGCGAATCCCATGATAAACTGCTTGAAAGCTCCATGCGTATGCCGATGTCCTTCTTTGATACAACGCCCCTCGGAAGAATCATCAATCGTTTCTCCAAAGATGTCGACGTCGTGGACAATGTGCTTCCTATGACAATCCGTGCGTGGTTGCTGTTCCTGTTCAGTGTGatcggtgtgtttgtggtgATCGGTATTTCAACCCCGATCTTCCTAGCCGTGGTGCCACCTCTGATGGTGGTATATTATTTCGTTCAGCGGTTTTATATCGACACATCCCGTCAACTGAAGCGCTTGGAGTCGGTCACCCGCAGTCCGATCTATTCCCACTTCGGGGAAAGCATCGGCGGCCAGTCCACTATCCGTGCGTATGGGCAGCAGGAACGATTCACCCAAGAATCAGAGAGGCGTGTGGACTACAATCAACTCGTTTCGTATCCAACGATAATCGCCAATCGATGGCTTGGCATTCGTCTCGATCTTGTGGGAAGTTTGGTGGTCCTATTTGCTGCATTGTTTGCTGTATTGGCACGGGATTCTATTGGGCAAGCTACGGTTGGATTGTCCATCAGTTATGCCCTCCAGATTTCGCACGTCCTCAGTTTACTCGTGCGCATGACATCTGAGGTTGAGACCAACATTGTGGCTGTCGAACGATTGGAAGAGTACACCGATCTTCCTCGGGAGGCGGAATGGCAGAAAGGAACTGTGGTTAAAAATTGGCCTGATAATGGACAGGTTGAATTCAAGGACTATCAGATCCGGTATCGCGATGGACTAGACCTCGTTATTCGAGGTATTTCCCTCAGCGTTCAAGGAGGAGAAAAGATTGGTATCGTTGGTCGTACTGGCGCAGGAAAGTCCAGTCTTACACTTGGTCTCTTCAG AATTGTCGAAGCGGCCGGTGGACAAATCATCATCGATGGACTCGACATTTCCTCCATGGGACTCCATCAACTGCGCAGCCGGTTGACTATCATTCCTCAAGATCCGGTTCTCTTCTCCGGAACGCTCCGGATGAATGTGGATCCCTTCAATAACTTCAGCGACGATCAAGTGTGGAAAGCACTGGAGCTATCCCATCTGAAAGCCTTCGTTAAGGGTCTTGCAGCTGGTTTGGCTCATGAGATCGCAGAGAATGGCGAGAATCTTTCCGTCGGCCAACGTCAACTTGTCTGTTTAGCGAGAGCGATCCTTCGTAAGACGAAGGTGTTGATCCTGGATGAGGCAACGGCCGCGGTGGATCTGGAAACGGATGATTTGATTCAG AAAACAATCCGAACGGAGTTCGCCGACTGTACGATCCTCACCATCGCCCATCGATTGAACACCATCCTCGATTCCGATCGTGTCCTGGTCCTCGACAAGGGTCTCGTAGCCGAGTGTGACTCACCGCAGAACCTGCTCGCGAACAAAGAGTCGATATTCTACGGTATGGCGAAGAACGCGGGGATT CGGCAAACGGCGACGGTAGGGGCCACTATCGATGGCAATTGTAGGCACGCTACGTACGAAGGCTCGTATCGGGACAATAAAAACGGCGATAAGGGCTACCACCATCGGT GTCCAGCGCACCTGCAAAGGTCCACGATGACCTTCGAGGATTTCTGTGGCAGTCCCTTTTGGGACGAAGAGTTCGTGTGGGACGAAAACAATCCCGATCTTACGTTCTGCTTCCAACGAGTCATACTACAATGGGTGCcgtgtttgtttctgttcGTGTTCTCGGTGTACGACATCTTCAAAATAACCGAAAGCAGATACAGGGACATTCCTTGGAACTGGTACAACCTCTCCAAGATGCTTGTGATATTTCTTCTGATGTGCATGTCGTGGATCGATCTGGGAATGATTGTCAGCTACCAGGATGAACAAGGACTGTATGATGTGCAGATATTGACGGCAGTGTTCAATGCCTTGGCTTAT ATCGATCTCTTGGTGTTGCTGTTCTTCATGCGTAAATATGGAGTCCGCACCTCGGGAACCATGTTTATGTTCTGGTTCTTGCGGATGTTCTTCGGTATCATTCAGCTGCGTACGGAAGTGATGAATAATGATAAAAGGCCAAACTCCATCGGATCCGGGGATACGGTCGACTTCTGGGAGTACCAATACGTCAGTTACATCATCCAATACTCGTTCATTTGCCTAGCGCTGGTGATGGAACTGTTCCCTGATCAGGCGCCCACGGTCAGCTACTACCCGGAGACGAAAAATCTCAACCCGGAACTGAAGTCCAGCTTCTTCGCTAAACTGCTGTTCATATACTTCGATTCGTTCGCCTGGAAGGGCTTCCGTAAGCCGCTTACCATGGAGGATATGTACGACATCAATCCGCAGGACACGGCAGCCGAACTGGTACCACCGTTCGACAAGTACTGGGACATGAGTGTCGTCAATGGGCGCCAGAAGCAGATCGCCGCGGACAAGAAGGCGGGCAAAAAGAACGTCGAGTACAAACCGCACTCGGAAACGGATGGATCATCTCTTTACGCGATGGTGCGCGCGTACGGAGCCCCCTTCTGGTTCGCCGGAATGCTCCAGCTAGCGATATCGGGCCTTCAATTTGCCTCACCTTATCTCATGCA AGAAATGATGGCCGTTATTGCACTCGATGGTCCGCTTTGGAAAGGCTGGTTGCTGACTATTGCACTCTTCATTGCCTCGTTACTGCTGGCTTTGCTGAACGGACAGTATTATCTGAACACCTTCCTCAGCGGATTCCGCATTCGTACGGGTCTGGTCAGTGCGATCTACCGCAAGGCATTGCGCATATCGAGTGCTGCCAAGAAGGACACCACCGTCGGCGAGATCGTGAACCTGATGGCCGTCGATGCACAGAGGTTCTTCGAGCTGACTTCGTACCTGCACATCCTTTGGTCGGGTATTCTAATCATCGCAGTTTGCGTGTACCTTCTCTATGATATTCTCGGTGCGGCCGTGTTCGCCGGTCTCGGAGTGATGATTTTGATCACCCCTGTATCGGGTGTAATTGCTACCAAGATGCGTGACGCTCAGGTTGCTCAGATGAAGATCAAAGATGATCGTGTCAAGAAGATGAACGAGATCCTCGGTGGCATTAAGGTGCTGAAGCTATACGCATGGGAACCGAGCTTCCAGGATAACATTTTGACCGTACGTGCAGAAGAAATAGGAATCCTCAAAGCCATGGCGTACTACGGTGCCGGAATCTATTTCACCTTCACGATCGCGCCTTTCCTCGTCACCTTAGTGTCGTTTGCGGTGTATGTCCTGATGGATGAAGAAAATATCCTCGATCCTCAGACAGCCTTCGTATCGCTGGCATTGTTCAACATTCTCCGTTTCCCATTGGGTATGTTGCCTATGATGGTGACGTTCTCCATGCAAGCCTGGGTATCTGTGAAGCGTATCGACAAGTTCCTCAACAGCGCCGAGCTCGATCCAAACAACGTGACCCACAAAAAGAGTGATGAAGCTCTCACTATCAAGGATGGAACCTTCTCTTGGGGTGACGAAACGCCTACTTTGAAGAATATTAACCTCTCCTTGCGCAAGGGGCAGTTGTCGGCGATCGTTGGTACTGTCGGTACAGGAAAGAGTTCCCTGATATCTGCTCTGTTAGGagagatggaaaagaaaagtggagAAGTCAATACAGATGGAACGATTGCGTACGTGCCACAACAGGCGTGGATCCAAAATGCCACCCTTCGGGATAACATTCTTTTCGGAAAACCCTTCGACCAGAAGAAGTATGACAACGTCATCGAGTGTTGTGCTCTGAAGCCCGATTTGGCGATGCTCCCGGGTGGAGACTCTACGGAGATTGGTGAGAAGGGTATCAACCTTTCCGGAGGACAGAAACAGCGTGTCGCCTTGGCTCGAGCTGTGTATGCTGATTCTGAGGTCTATCTGTTCGATGATCCTCTTAGCGCCGTGGATGCCCACGTAGGAAAGCACATCTTCGAGAAAGTGATCGGACCATCGGGAATGCTGGTAGGAAAAACGCGACTCCTCGTCACTCACGGAATATCGTATCTGCCTtttgtggaaaacattttcgtcATAAAAGAAGGGGAGATCTCGGAGAGCGGATCTTATCA GCAACTCCTCGACCAGAAGGGAGCGTTTGCTGAATTCCTTACACAGCACATCCAAGATCTGGAAGATGTCGATGAGGAAG AACTTATACAAACGTTTAACCTTACTATTTCCTCACCAGAAATCAAGCTTATTCAAGAGTCTCTGAAGGATGAAACTGCACAGAAGATCGTACAGCGCGCAATGTCTGTCCGGTCGAATCGATCGGATGGAAGTAATGGTAGTCAGAGGCGAAAACGTATCAGTCGGCAGGAGTCAAAACAGAGTGCTAAAAAGGAAGAACCCGTGATACAAAACCTGGACCTTGCGACACTGATTGAAAAGGAAGAATCTGCAACCGGGGCCGTCACTTGGGCGGTGTATAAGAAGTATGTGTCCGCTATTGGTTTCCAGTTCGGCTTTTGGTCGGTTGTGTTCAGTGCCATCAATCAGGGTGCCGGAATCTATTCGAGTATGTGGTTAACCGATTGGTCTGAGGATCCGGAAGCGATTACGGATACATCGGTTCGAGATATGTATCTCGGAGTTTACGGTGCTCTTGGAGGTGTGCAGTCCATCGCTTTGTTCATCGGATCTGTTCTGTTGGCTTTGGGATGTCTTAAGGCGGCCGCAGAAGCACACGACAAGCTGCTGGAAAGCTCTATGCATATGCCTATGTCGTTCTTCGACACAACACCCCTGGGACGAATCATCAATCGATTTTCTAAGGACGTGGACGTCGTGGATAATATCCTCCCAGCGACGATTCGCGCCTGGCTGCTGATGTTGTTCAGTGTGatcggtgtgtttgtggtgATCGGTATTTCAACCCCGATCTTCTTGGCCATCGTTCCACCACTGCTCATCATCTACTACTTCGTGCAGCGGTTTTACATCGAAACCTCGCGCCAATTGAAGCGATTGGAGTCGGTCACTCGCAGTCCGATCTACTCCCACTTTGGCGAGAGTATAGGAGGACAGTCGACTATCCGTGCGTATGGGCAGCAGGAACGCTTCATAAAGGAGTCCGAGTACCGAGTGGATTACAACCAGGTAGTGACGTATCCAACGATCCTTGCCAACCGTTGGCTGGGTGTCCGGCTGGAAATGATAGGCAGTTTGGTGGTCTTGTTTGCGGCAATGTTTGCCATCCTGGCTCGAGACACAATCGGTCAAGCCACGGTTGGATTGTCCATCAGTTATGCACTCCAGATTTCCAACGTACTCAGCTTCCTCGTGCGCATGACGGCTGAAGTCGAGACCAACATTGTGGCTATTGAGCGATTGGAAGAATACACCGTACTTCCCCGGGAGGCAGAATGGAAAAAGGGTACGGTCGACAAGGCATGGCCTGCGGATGGCAAGGTCGAGTTCAAGGACTATCAGATCCGATACCGTGAAGGACTAGATCTCGTTATTCGAGGTATTTCCCTCAGCGTTCGAGGTGGCGAGAAGATTGGTATCGTTGGTCGTACTGGTGCAGGAAAGTCCAGTCTTACACTTGGTCTCTTCAG AATTGTCGAAGCGGCCGGTGGACAAATCATCATCGATGGACTCGACATTTCCTCCATGGGACTCCATCAGCTGCGCAGCCGGTTGACTATCATTCCTCAAGATCCGGTTCTCTTCTCCGGAACGCTCCGGATGAACGTGGATCCATTCAAAAACTACAGCGATGATCAAGTGTGGAAAGCACTGGAGTTGTCCCATCTGAAGGCCTTCGTGAAAGGACTTACGGCTGGTTTGGAACATGACATCGCAGAGAATGGCGAGAATCTTTCTGTTGGCCAACGTCAACTTGTCTGTTTAGCGAGAGCGATCCTTCGTAAGACGAAGGTGTTGATCCTGGATGAGGCAACGGCCGCGGTGGATCTGGAAACGGATGATTTGATTCAG AAAACAATCCGCACGGAGTTCGCCGACTGTACGATCCTCACCATCGCCCATCGATTGAACACCATTCTGGACTCCGATCGTGTCCTGGTCCTCGACAAGGGTCTCGTAGCCGAGTGTGACTCACCGCAGAACCTACTGGCCAACAAGGAAACCATATTCTACAGCATGGCAAAGAACGCTGGTATCGTCAGCTAA